GCCAGAATGCCGCTGGTTGCTAACCATATGAGGGCAAACAATAAAGGCAGTAAAGCCAGTAATAATTTAAATTTCATTGATAAACGGTAAATCCATCTCATACAAATGCCTCATTTTCTCGTTTGCTTTAATTCGTTATCGGAGCAGGGCGCGGGTGCTTTATTTCTAACGCAGGGCTTGTTGATATTTATCAATTCTGTTGAATTCATCTACCACTTAGTGGTTATTATCTTGAGTCGTAAGAAAAAAATAACCTGCTGGTTCGCAGGTTATTTAAGTTGTGGTTAAGAATAATAACTAACAAATTAACGCTTTAGCCTGCCGCCCAAATCTCAGCATGTTTTTGCATTAATCCAATCAGCGAGCCACCATCGGCGATAAACTCACGCATCATCTGTGCTTCACTTTTCCCGCGTTTCACCACGTTTGCCAGTACATCCAGTGCGCTACCCGCATTGAGCTTATCAGCCGACGGCGCGAGCTTCTCCAGCAGGCGAGTGAGATCGTCAGCAATGGTATACCGCTCACCGGTATGTACATCGGTAATCAGACCTTCCAGCCCATAACGGCAAGCCTGGAATCGGTTGAATTTATACAGTAAATAATCCTGCGGCTGGTGTTTAAACGGCCGCTCAGTCAGCAGCCAGTGTGACAACGCCTGGATAAACCCGGCAACATTAACGGCGTGCGAAAGCGTTAGTGGCGTGTCCATGACCCGCACTTCAACGGTGCCAAAATGCGGGCTGGGACGAATGTCCCAGTGCAAATCTTTAATGCTTTCAATCATCGAGGTGTAGCTCAGACGGCGAAACAGTCCTTCAAACTCCTGCCAGTTCGCCACCCACGGCATCGGGCCATTATCAGGAAAGGAAGAGAAGATGTTCAGGCGCGACGACGCGTAGCGGGTGTCGGTGCCCTGGATATAGGGCGAGGCGGCGCTGAGCGCAATAAAGTGCGGCACAAAACGGGAAAGACCATGCAGCAAATAGATTGCGTCGTCACCGTTGGTGCAGCCAACATGCACATGCTGGCCAAACACCGTCGCTTGTTGCATCAAATAACCAAACGTCTCCAGCGTGCGGCTATAACGCTCATCATTGCAGATCTCCTGACGTTGCCACTTCTGAAAAGGGTGAGTGCCGCCGCCGCATATCTGCACATGGTGCTCGGATGCCGCCTGCAAAATCACATGCTGCATAGCGGAAAACTGATGTGCCGCCTGGTTGATATCCCGGCACACGCCGGTGGCAATCTCCAGCATGCTTTCGGTAATGTCATGTTTTACCTCACCGGCACTTATCTGGTATTTTACCGCTTCAATCAGGCGTGAAGAGTCCTGGCTCAAATCATAGCCCGGCGGGTTAACAACCTGTAACTCCAGTTCAATGCCGAGCGTAAACGGTTCAGAGACATGAAAATCCGGCAGTGGCATAGCGTTCTCGCGATAAATGGGTTTGCTTCATTATGGAAGCGATTACGCATTCCTTCCTGCGAGGCGGCGGCAACCGCTCAAAATATCAACACAGCTGCGCCAGTTGGCCGCGCAAGACCTCCACGCCAGGTGCAATGGCATCCGGATTGATCGCGTGAAATCCCATCCGAAAGAAGTTATCCGGCGGCGCAACATCAAGAAAATGCCGCGCGCCCGGCTCAATCAACACGCCTGCGTGTGCGGCGCGCCAGGTCAGTTGCTGGGTGTTGATCTGTTCTGGCGTGCGCAGCCAGAAGGCGTTGGCATGTTCGCTACCCTGCATTAACTGGCACTCCGGCAAAAACGTGAGCAGCGCGTTGTGCAGGCAATCCCAGCGGCGGGCGGAGTCTTCGTGGTAGCGGCGCAAATGGGTTTCGTAATGCCCCTGCGCCAGAAAATGCGCCATCTGGTATTGAATATTGGTTGGCGGATGACGGTACACCAGGCGGCGCAGCGCCCGCGCTTCGTCAATGATTTCGGGCGCGGCGACCATATACCCCAGCCGTAACCCCGGCGACAGCGCTTTGGACAAGCTGCTGACATAAATCACGCGCCCGCTGCGATCGCTGGCTTTCAGCGCGGGCAGCGGATTTTGCATAAAATTACTTTCCGAGTCGTAATCGTCCTCTATCACCACTGCATCATGGCGAGCCGCATAATCTAGCAATTGCGTACGCCGCGCTTTACTCATCGTCACGCCGGTCGGCACCTGGTGGCCCGGCGTCACATAGTAGTAGTCGCAAGGTGTTTCGTTGAGCACCAGCCCTTCGCTGTCCACGTCGTGCGGCACGATTTGCGGCTCGCTTAATAAGAAGGTGTTAATGGCTTCGCGAAACCCCGGGTTCTCCACTGCCACGCGGGTTGCGGGTGACATGAGCAGGCGCGTCAGCAGATAGAGCGCGTTTTGCGAGCCGAGCGTAATCAGGATCTCATCGGGTGCGGCAACGATGCCGCGTTTTGGCAACACGCGGGTGCGGATCTGCTCAATCAACATCGGCACATCCTGGTCAATATGATCGATCACCCACGCCGGATCGCGCACGCCGCCGTGCAACCAGTTTGCCGCCGCGCGCCAGCTGGCAAGCGGGAATTGCTGCGTATAGGGCTGACCGTAGATAAACGGGTAGCGGTAGTGCATCCAGCCCGCTGGTTTAAGGATTGATTCCTGCTGGCTGGGGGTGATTTTTAGGCGGTTGCCCCAGCGTGGTGCAGCGCTCTCGCATTCAGGTGCAGGTGGTGTCGGGTTTTGCCCGCAACGGTAGTAATCCGGGTGCAGGTAATAACCGCTGCGCGGGCGGCTCACCAGATAACCTTCGTTGACCAGGCCTTCAAACACCAGCGCGGTGGTATTGCGTGAAACGTTAAGCTGGCTGGCAAGCTGACGGCAGGAGGGCAGCGCGGTATCTGCCGGGAAAATCCCGCTCAGAATGGCGTTGATCAAACATTCGCGGACTTGCTCCTGCAACCCACGCTGGCCGTCAAAATTCACATTCAACAGGTGACGAATCATGCTGCGCTCCTTCGGATATATCACGTTATGCAATGGAGCAAATTCCATACCAGCTTCCTGTTAACTGACACACTCATTCGCCAGAACTGGCTCTATTCACAAAAGCGCAAGCCTCCCTATTGTAAAAACGCAGTTATGAAAAACACACGATGTCGTGTTTCGGCATATATCTTGCAACGCTTCCGGCACACCTGGGATATACCGGTCTGGCACATTAAATAAGGGTGGAGAGATGAAAAACGTATTCGGCAAATATTGTCTTGCAGCCACGATCGCTTTGGCATTTTCCTTACACGCAGTCGCAGCGGATTTACCCGAAATTGAAAAATCTGGCACCATGAAAGTGGCGACCGAAGACGATTACGCGCCATTCAATTTTATGAATAATGGCCAGACGGATGGTTTTAATAAGGACATGCTTGAGGAATTACGCAAATACGCGAAATTCAATATTAACCAAAGTATCTTACCGTGGACGGGGCTACTCGCTGCGGTTTCCACCGGCCAATATGATATGGCACTTACCGGTGCGGTAATTACCGATGAACGTCTCAATGTCTTTAATTTCACCCCGCCGTGGGCCTCCGCGCAGCACTATTTTGTCAAACGCGCCGACGATAAAACCTTAAATACCATAGCCGATCTCAGCGGTAAAAAAGTAGGCGTACAGGCGGGCAGCGCACTGTTGGCGCGTTTGCCGGAGCTGAAAGCGATGCTGGAGAAAGTAGGCGGAAAACTCGGGCCGGTAGTGGAATATCAATCCTACCCGGAAGCCTACGCCGATCTGGCGAACAAGCGCGTTGATTACGTGATTAACGTGGTGATTTCCGTCAACGATCTAGTGAAAGCCAAACCGAAGGTCTTTGCCAAAGGCCTGGCCGTTTCCGGTCCGGGTTACATGGCGTGGCCGATCCCGAAAAACTCACCGGAGCTGCTGAAATTTATGACCGGTTTTATGAATCATATGACTGAAACCGGCAAGCTCACTGAGTTGCAGAAGAAGTGGTTTGGTGAAACCTATGAACTGCCGAAAGAGCCGATTACCAGCGCCGATCAGTTCCACAAGTTAGCCGGTTTGTAAGTCACCTGCGGCGGGCAACCGCCGCCCGTTTTAACAGGAGGGAACATGGACTTAATCTCATGGCAGTTATTGATTGAAGGCGCATGGACGACCCTCTGGATCTCAGGCGTGGCGATTGCGTTCGGGGTGGTCATCGGCCTGGTTATCGCCTTTGTCCGCATGATGAAGATCCCGTTTATTGACCAGTTTCTGGTGGTTTACATCAGCCTGGCGCGAGCTACGCCGTTGGTAACGCTGGTGCTGTTTCTGTTTTTATCCCTGCCGACGCTCGGTATTAATCTGGATAAAACACTGGCGGCGATTGTCGCGCTGACGCTGAACACCTCAGCGTTTAACGCGGAAATCTGGCGTAACGCGTTTCGTAATTTCCCCCGTGAACAGCGGGAAGCGGCGGAATCCGTAGGGATGCGGCGCTGGACCTATTTTCGCCATATTATGCTGCCGCAAATGTGGATCGAGAGCCTGCCGGCTCTGGTTAACGAGATGTCGTTTTTGATCAAAGGCAGCCCGGCGATCGCAGTGATTGGCGTGGTGGATTTAACGCGCGTCACCAACCGGATCTCATCAGTCACCTATGAACCGCTGTCGCCGATCCTCGCCGCGGCGCTGTTATACGTGATTATTATCGGCCTGCTGCTGAAGTTGCAGGGAGTAGCTGAACGCAAAGCGAAGCGCCTGGCGCGATAAAAGGCGGAGGATTTATGAATCAGTGGGGAATTATTTGGGCCGCGCGTGAGAGTTTTTTCAACGGGCTGCTGGCAACACTGGAGTTATTTATTATTGCCGCCGTGATCGGGTTATTTATTGGCGTAGTTTTTTGCTACGTG
This genomic interval from Kosakonia sacchari SP1 contains the following:
- a CDS encoding YbdK family carboxylate-amine ligase — protein: MPLPDFHVSEPFTLGIELELQVVNPPGYDLSQDSSRLIEAVKYQISAGEVKHDITESMLEIATGVCRDINQAAHQFSAMQHVILQAASEHHVQICGGGTHPFQKWQRQEICNDERYSRTLETFGYLMQQATVFGQHVHVGCTNGDDAIYLLHGLSRFVPHFIALSAASPYIQGTDTRYASSRLNIFSSFPDNGPMPWVANWQEFEGLFRRLSYTSMIESIKDLHWDIRPSPHFGTVEVRVMDTPLTLSHAVNVAGFIQALSHWLLTERPFKHQPQDYLLYKFNRFQACRYGLEGLITDVHTGERYTIADDLTRLLEKLAPSADKLNAGSALDVLANVVKRGKSEAQMMREFIADGGSLIGLMQKHAEIWAAG
- the pdxR gene encoding MocR-like pyridoxine biosynthesis transcription factor PdxR, with the protein product MIRHLLNVNFDGQRGLQEQVRECLINAILSGIFPADTALPSCRQLASQLNVSRNTTALVFEGLVNEGYLVSRPRSGYYLHPDYYRCGQNPTPPAPECESAAPRWGNRLKITPSQQESILKPAGWMHYRYPFIYGQPYTQQFPLASWRAAANWLHGGVRDPAWVIDHIDQDVPMLIEQIRTRVLPKRGIVAAPDEILITLGSQNALYLLTRLLMSPATRVAVENPGFREAINTFLLSEPQIVPHDVDSEGLVLNETPCDYYYVTPGHQVPTGVTMSKARRTQLLDYAARHDAVVIEDDYDSESNFMQNPLPALKASDRSGRVIYVSSLSKALSPGLRLGYMVAAPEIIDEARALRRLVYRHPPTNIQYQMAHFLAQGHYETHLRRYHEDSARRWDCLHNALLTFLPECQLMQGSEHANAFWLRTPEQINTQQLTWRAAHAGVLIEPGARHFLDVAPPDNFFRMGFHAINPDAIAPGVEVLRGQLAQLC
- a CDS encoding transporter substrate-binding domain-containing protein; this translates as MKNVFGKYCLAATIALAFSLHAVAADLPEIEKSGTMKVATEDDYAPFNFMNNGQTDGFNKDMLEELRKYAKFNINQSILPWTGLLAAVSTGQYDMALTGAVITDERLNVFNFTPPWASAQHYFVKRADDKTLNTIADLSGKKVGVQAGSALLARLPELKAMLEKVGGKLGPVVEYQSYPEAYADLANKRVDYVINVVISVNDLVKAKPKVFAKGLAVSGPGYMAWPIPKNSPELLKFMTGFMNHMTETGKLTELQKKWFGETYELPKEPITSADQFHKLAGL
- a CDS encoding amino acid ABC transporter permease; the encoded protein is MDLISWQLLIEGAWTTLWISGVAIAFGVVIGLVIAFVRMMKIPFIDQFLVVYISLARATPLVTLVLFLFLSLPTLGINLDKTLAAIVALTLNTSAFNAEIWRNAFRNFPREQREAAESVGMRRWTYFRHIMLPQMWIESLPALVNEMSFLIKGSPAIAVIGVVDLTRVTNRISSVTYEPLSPILAAALLYVIIIGLLLKLQGVAERKAKRLAR